One window of Methanogenium organophilum genomic DNA carries:
- a CDS encoding restriction endonuclease subunit S codes for MVNTHLVPDKWNVSRIIDIVENIIDYRGRTPLKLGMEWGKGDIPALSARNVKMGRIDFEEETYYGSEDLYNRWMSNNCTKKDDIVITTEAPLGNVALIPDDSKYILSQRTILLQINPTIVFNRFLYHYFVSKQFQNILAKHSTGSTAKGIQRKKFETLEIIYPPLPEQTAIAAALSDADTLITSLDRLITKKRNIKQATMQKLLTGKKRLPGISSEWEIQELRTIVKEFIVPMRDKPKVFRGDIPWCRIEDFNGKYLDGSKSGQHVDKEIINGMNLKIHPFGTLLVSCSADLGRCAIIRKPLVTNQTFIGLVVDESKLLNEFLYYYMTFNADELNNISSGTTISYLSRELFESFKVYIPINKEEQTAIATVLSDMDTEIAELEEKRDKARMIKEGMMQELLTGRIRLV; via the coding sequence GTGGTAAATACCCATTTAGTCCCAGATAAATGGAATGTTTCCCGGATCATTGACATCGTCGAGAATATTATTGACTATCGAGGTCGAACCCCACTCAAGCTTGGTATGGAATGGGGAAAAGGAGATATTCCCGCATTATCGGCAAGAAATGTAAAAATGGGACGAATTGATTTTGAGGAAGAAACATACTATGGATCTGAAGATTTGTATAACCGTTGGATGTCCAATAACTGTACAAAAAAAGATGATATTGTAATAACAACTGAAGCTCCCCTTGGAAATGTTGCTCTGATACCTGATGATTCAAAGTACATCCTAAGCCAAAGGACAATTTTACTTCAAATAAACCCTACAATAGTATTTAATCGATTTTTGTATCATTATTTTGTTTCAAAACAATTCCAAAATATATTGGCCAAACACTCTACTGGATCTACAGCTAAAGGGATTCAGAGGAAAAAATTTGAGACACTTGAAATTATTTACCCCCCTCTCCCAGAACAAACCGCCATTGCCGCCGCCCTCTCTGATGCAGACACACTCATTACCTCCCTGGACCGGCTCATAACCAAGAAGCGGAATATCAAGCAGGCCACCATGCAGAAACTTCTGACTGGAAAGAAGCGACTGCCAGGAATTAGTAGTGAGTGGGAAATTCAGGAATTAAGAACCATTGTAAAGGAATTTATTGTACCAATGCGTGATAAGCCGAAGGTTTTCAGAGGGGATATACCATGGTGCAGGATTGAAGATTTTAATGGGAAGTATTTAGACGGATCAAAATCAGGGCAGCATGTAGATAAGGAAATAATTAATGGAATGAATTTAAAGATCCATCCATTTGGTACGTTATTAGTCTCTTGTAGTGCAGATTTAGGACGTTGCGCAATAATTAGAAAACCATTGGTCACAAACCAGACATTCATCGGATTGGTTGTAGATGAATCAAAATTATTGAATGAATTTTTGTACTACTATATGACTTTCAATGCTGATGAATTAAACAATATTTCATCTGGAACCACAATTTCATATCTCTCTAGAGAATTATTTGAATCATTTAAGGTTTACATTCCAATCAACAAAGAAGAACAAACCGCCATCGCAACCGTCCTCTCCGACATGGACACTGAAATCGCCGAACTGGAGGAGAAACGAGATAAAGCACGGATGATAAAGGAAGGGATGATGCAGGAACTCCTGACGGGAAGGATACGGCTGGTATGA
- a CDS encoding M48 family metallopeptidase, whose translation MHQISIGELTVDVVRKDIKNLHLAVYPPEGRVRVAAPLRIDDEAVRLAVISKLPWIKRQQKKFQTQERQTAREYVYHESHYYFGQRYLLNIIEQKGPSHVEVHNKTSINLYIPIGSNKSRREQVLQEWYRRELKAQIPPLIKKWEEIIGVTVDNWGVKKMKTKWGSCNVEARRIWLNLELAKKSIECLEYIIVHEMVHLLERKHNDHFRELMDQFMPQWRLYRDELNHAPLGHENWSY comes from the coding sequence ATGCACCAGATCTCCATTGGTGAGTTGACAGTTGATGTTGTTCGCAAGGATATCAAAAATCTACATCTGGCCGTCTATCCACCAGAAGGCAGGGTGCGGGTAGCAGCTCCCCTGCGGATTGATGACGAAGCGGTGCGGCTGGCTGTGATCTCGAAACTGCCTTGGATTAAACGTCAACAAAAGAAATTCCAGACACAAGAACGTCAGACTGCAAGAGAATATGTCTACCACGAGAGCCACTATTACTTCGGTCAGCGATATCTGTTGAATATCATCGAACAAAAGGGTCCTTCCCATGTCGAGGTTCACAACAAAACCAGCATTAACCTCTATATTCCGATAGGAAGCAACAAATCAAGACGTGAACAGGTTCTTCAGGAATGGTACCGCAGGGAACTGAAGGCTCAGATCCCGCCACTGATCAAAAAGTGGGAGGAGATAATCGGTGTTACGGTGGACAACTGGGGAGTAAAAAAGATGAAAACCAAATGGGGAAGCTGCAATGTCGAAGCACGCCGTATCTGGCTGAATCTGGAACTCGCCAAGAAATCCATCGAATGCCTTGAATACATAATCGTTCATGAGATGGTGCATCTGTTGGAGAGAAAACACAATGACCATTTCAGGGAACTGATGGATCAGTTCATGCCACAATGGCGGTTATACCGTGATGAACTGAATCATGCACCATTAGGTCATGAGAATTGGAGTTATTGA
- a CDS encoding aldo/keto reductase yields the protein MLYRTIPKTGDKLSILGYGCMRLPEVDGKIDEERATRQLRYAIDHGMNYVDTAWSYHMGESEPFVGRALGDGYREKVRLATKLPSWLVRTRGDMDRFLDAQLTNLQTDHIDYYLIHVLNTTERLAQLEACGLRAFLDEAKKAGKIVNAGFSFHGPADDFAPIVDAYPWEFCQIQYNILDEENQAGTKGLEYAAGKGLGVIIMEPLRGGNLTDPVPPEVGDIWDRAPVERTPAEWGLRWVWNHPEVTVVLSGMNREEDIEENIRTAGEAYPGSLSETELSLIAKATDTYRELMKVGCTGCQYCMPCPAGVDIPLCFELYNNKYMFKNPDAEMFYVVRLSGVLTSGPEQYASQCVQCMECLDKCPQHLDIPALLETIVEEMEGEGFDEKKQMAREMFAE from the coding sequence ATGCTCTACCGCACCATACCAAAAACCGGAGATAAACTCTCAATACTCGGCTACGGCTGCATGCGCCTTCCAGAGGTCGATGGCAAAATAGATGAGGAGCGGGCCACCCGCCAACTCCGGTATGCAATCGACCACGGGATGAATTATGTCGACACGGCCTGGAGTTATCACATGGGAGAGAGCGAGCCCTTTGTCGGGCGTGCACTTGGTGACGGCTACCGGGAGAAGGTCCGCCTTGCAACAAAACTGCCGTCATGGCTGGTGAGGACGCGGGGGGACATGGACCGGTTCCTTGACGCCCAGCTCACGAATCTGCAGACCGACCATATCGACTACTACCTCATCCATGTGTTAAACACCACCGAACGACTCGCCCAGCTCGAGGCGTGCGGCCTCCGGGCGTTTCTTGACGAGGCAAAGAAAGCGGGGAAGATCGTGAACGCCGGCTTCTCCTTCCACGGGCCGGCAGATGACTTCGCCCCGATTGTGGACGCATACCCGTGGGAGTTCTGCCAGATCCAGTACAATATCCTCGATGAAGAGAATCAGGCAGGGACAAAAGGGCTGGAATACGCCGCCGGGAAGGGCCTTGGCGTCATCATCATGGAACCCCTGCGGGGCGGGAACCTCACGGACCCGGTGCCGCCCGAAGTCGGGGACATCTGGGACCGTGCACCCGTCGAACGAACCCCCGCCGAGTGGGGACTGCGCTGGGTGTGGAATCACCCGGAGGTAACGGTCGTCCTCTCCGGCATGAACCGGGAGGAGGACATCGAAGAGAACATCCGGACAGCAGGCGAAGCATACCCCGGCTCCCTTTCGGAAACAGAACTCTCTCTCATCGCGAAGGCCACCGACACCTACCGTGAGTTGATGAAGGTCGGCTGCACCGGCTGTCAGTACTGCATGCCCTGCCCGGCAGGAGTAGACATCCCGCTCTGCTTTGAGCTCTACAACAACAAGTATATGTTCAAAAACCCGGATGCGGAGATGTTCTATGTCGTCCGGCTCTCCGGTGTGCTGACAAGCGGCCCGGAGCAGTATGCCTCGCAGTGTGTGCAGTGCATGGAATGCCTCGATAAATGCCCACAGCACCTTGATATCCCGGCCTTGCTGGAAACGATCGTAGAAGAGATGGAAGGGGAAGGATTTGACGAGAAAAAACAGATGGCACGGGAGATGTTTGCGGAGTAA
- a CDS encoding EVE domain-containing protein, which produces MTRLLAISNRDNSDVVIRHNIWGVPKRVVNQIGKAKIGDTLLIYV; this is translated from the coding sequence ATGACTCGTCTGCTTGCAATATCTAACCGGGATAATTCCGATGTGGTAATCCGACACAATATCTGGGGAGTACCCAAACGCGTCGTCAATCAGATCGGAAAGGCAAAAATTGGTGATACCCTGCTGATCTATGTTTGA
- a CDS encoding N-6 DNA methylase, whose amino-acid sequence MALKKSELYSSIWKSCDELRGGMDASQYKDYVLVLLFVKYVSDKYAGQPDALIDIPQGGSFDDMVALKGSDDIGDQVNKIIGRLAEANNLKGVIDLADFNDTDKLGSGKEMVDRLSNLIATFQNPDLDFSRNRAEGDDLLGDAYEYLMRHFATESGKSKGQFYTPAEVSRVIAKVVGVNRAIRQDQTIYDPTCGSGSLLLKAADEAPQGITIYGQEKDNATAGLARMNMYLHDRPGAVIWKDNTLSKPHFKNTEGSLKTFDFVVANPPFSDKAWSNGLNTSEDLFKRFEDGVPPAKNGDYAYLLHILRSMKSTGKGAIILPHGVLFRGNAEGDIRRNLVRKGVIKGIIGLPANLFYGTGIPACIIVMDKENAIGRKGIFMIDASKGFMKDGNKNRLRHQDIRKIVDIFNSQTECERYSRMVPLTEIEANDYNLNIPRYIDSTEPEDLQDIEAHLKGGIPNRDIEGLAAYWELCPSLKDELFCAADRPGYSLLKVDANEIKRTIYTHPEFTTYTKSLRTLFDHWLENNHGTLKGIENGANPKELIQNLSEDLLTVFSEVPLIDTYDIYQYLMTYWADTMQDDVYLITSDGWTEANAVRKIVETKGQKSKEEADITIGKQKFKTDLIPPSLVIARYFRDEKVAVDELQADLEAASQAMEEMQEEHGGEDGLLSEVTNDKGKITKGDLKARIKKIKNDPDEEEERAVLEAYLSLMEQESNAKKAVKAAEETLDRNVLAKYPDLSEEEIKTLVVDDKWAATLCSDIKTELDRVSQKLTRRIKELADRYATPLPEITDEVEALSAKVDEHLKRMGFVW is encoded by the coding sequence ATGGCTCTCAAGAAATCCGAACTATATAGCTCAATCTGGAAAAGCTGCGATGAATTGCGTGGCGGCATGGATGCGTCCCAATACAAAGACTACGTGCTTGTCCTGCTCTTTGTAAAATATGTATCCGATAAATACGCGGGTCAGCCGGACGCCCTGATTGATATCCCTCAGGGTGGAAGTTTCGACGATATGGTGGCCCTGAAAGGGAGTGATGATATCGGAGATCAGGTCAACAAAATAATCGGCCGCCTTGCTGAGGCAAACAACCTCAAAGGTGTCATTGATCTGGCAGACTTCAACGACACTGACAAGCTGGGGAGCGGCAAGGAGATGGTTGACCGGCTGAGCAACCTGATTGCCACATTCCAGAATCCGGACCTCGACTTCAGCCGCAATCGTGCCGAGGGCGATGATCTTCTCGGAGATGCCTATGAATACCTGATGCGTCATTTTGCAACGGAATCGGGGAAGAGCAAGGGACAGTTCTATACTCCGGCAGAAGTCTCACGCGTGATTGCAAAGGTTGTCGGTGTGAACCGGGCCATCCGTCAGGACCAGACGATATATGATCCCACCTGTGGTTCTGGCTCTCTGCTGCTCAAGGCGGCGGACGAAGCACCCCAGGGCATAACGATCTACGGTCAGGAGAAGGATAATGCAACAGCCGGTCTTGCCCGGATGAATATGTACCTGCATGACCGGCCCGGTGCTGTGATCTGGAAGGACAACACACTCTCCAAACCCCATTTCAAAAACACTGAAGGTAGTCTGAAAACCTTTGACTTTGTCGTGGCAAATCCGCCGTTTTCAGATAAGGCATGGAGCAATGGCCTGAATACATCAGAAGACCTTTTTAAACGCTTTGAGGATGGCGTTCCGCCAGCAAAGAACGGAGATTATGCATACCTGCTGCACATTCTCAGGTCCATGAAGAGCACCGGAAAGGGTGCCATCATTCTCCCCCACGGCGTGTTGTTCCGGGGAAATGCAGAAGGGGATATCCGCCGGAACCTTGTACGAAAGGGAGTCATCAAGGGCATCATCGGCCTTCCTGCAAACCTCTTTTACGGCACCGGCATCCCGGCGTGCATCATTGTTATGGATAAGGAGAATGCCATCGGGAGAAAGGGCATTTTCATGATCGATGCCAGTAAGGGCTTCATGAAGGACGGAAACAAGAACCGCCTCCGCCATCAGGATATCAGAAAGATCGTGGACATCTTTAACAGTCAGACAGAATGTGAACGCTATTCACGGATGGTCCCCCTGACTGAGATTGAGGCAAACGACTACAACCTGAATATCCCCCGGTACATCGACAGCACCGAACCCGAGGATCTGCAGGACATCGAAGCACACCTCAAGGGCGGAATCCCCAACCGCGACATCGAAGGGCTGGCCGCATACTGGGAGTTATGCCCGTCCCTGAAGGACGAGCTCTTTTGTGCCGCTGACCGGCCGGGCTACAGCCTGCTGAAGGTCGATGCCAACGAGATAAAAAGGACCATCTACACACATCCGGAATTTACAACCTATACAAAGAGTCTCCGTACGCTCTTTGACCACTGGCTGGAGAACAACCACGGGACACTCAAGGGCATAGAGAATGGGGCCAACCCAAAGGAACTGATCCAGAATCTTTCCGAGGACCTGCTCACGGTCTTTTCCGAGGTCCCGCTCATCGATACATACGATATCTACCAGTATCTGATGACCTACTGGGCTGACACCATGCAGGACGATGTGTACCTAATCACATCCGACGGCTGGACTGAGGCAAACGCCGTCCGGAAGATCGTCGAAACAAAGGGCCAGAAGAGCAAGGAAGAGGCAGACATCACCATTGGCAAACAGAAGTTCAAGACCGATCTGATTCCCCCGTCACTCGTCATCGCACGCTACTTCAGGGACGAGAAGGTTGCGGTGGATGAACTGCAGGCTGATCTGGAAGCCGCCTCACAGGCAATGGAGGAGATGCAGGAGGAACACGGCGGAGAGGACGGACTGCTCTCGGAGGTCACGAATGACAAGGGGAAAATCACCAAAGGGGATCTCAAAGCCCGGATTAAGAAAATTAAGAACGATCCGGACGAAGAAGAGGAGAGAGCAGTGCTTGAGGCATACCTGAGTCTTATGGAACAGGAATCCAATGCCAAAAAGGCGGTCAAGGCGGCAGAGGAGACACTGGACAGGAACGTGCTGGCCAAATATCCCGACCTTTCTGAAGAGGAAATAAAGACGCTTGTTGTGGACGACAAATGGGCCGCGACCCTCTGCTCCGACATCAAGACCGAGCTGGACCGTGTCTCCCAGAAACTCACCAGACGCATCAAAGAGCTTGCTGACCGGTATGCCACCCCCCTGCCGGAGATCACCGACGAGGTGGAAGCACTCAGCGCAAAGGTGGATGAACACCTGAAGAGGATGGGATTTGTGTGGTAA
- a CDS encoding type I restriction endonuclease subunit R, with the protein MSRVGEIERRTQERVIRLFRDTLGYDYLGDWSDRVDEDGKGNANIEEAYLRPFLKEKKQYDETLITKAIFELKRVAGDQNRTLYDINKDVYSLLRYGVKVKPEAGKNMQTVWLIDWMHPENNHFAVAEEVTVVGEHTKRPDIVLYINGIALGVIELKRSTVSVGEGIRQNLDNQKSIFIRPFFSTIQLVMAGNDTQGLRYATTETPEKYYLTWKEKSDTENLLDRHLMQVCEKTRFLEIVHNFIVFDAGTKKICRPNQYFGVKAAQPFIKRREGGIIWHTQGSGKSLTMVWLAKWIRENVMDSRVLIITDRTELDEQIEKVFMGVDEEIYRTKSGADLIAKLNDTKPWLICSLIHKFGKKGKGGDEADVDGFVEEIHKALPSNFRAKGDIFVFVDECHRTQSGKLHDAMNEILPHALLVGFTGTPLLKKDKKTSMEIFGRNIHTYKYDEAVADGVVLDLRYEARDIDQTIRSQDKIDQWFDAKTSGLNDIAKAQLKKRWGTMQKVLSSKSRLDMIVSDILFDMETRDRLQSGRGNALLVTSRIHEACICYELFEKTPLAGKCAIVTSYQPSTTDIKGEESGEGDTDRLRDYKIYQKMLADYFHIPPEEGVTKAEEFEKAVKKKFIEEPGQMKLLIVVDKLLTGFDAPPATYLYIDKQMQDHGLFQAICRVNRLDGEDKEYGYIIDYMDLFKSLEKSVHDYTSEAFDGYDREDVDGLLTDRLTKGREHLEEVREAIKALCEPVRPPYDSLAYQHYFCAEDTTDKEALKDNEPKRLTLYKTTAKLLRAYANLANEMEEAGYTAEETRQIRSEVEHYEKVRNEVKLASGDYIDLKMYEPAMRHLIDTYIRAEESEKISAFDDMSLVELIVERGTDAVDQLPESIRRNHEAVAETIDNNVRKLIIDKSPINPKYYEKMSELLDALIIERRADAQGYKKYLERIVDLTRQINDPSRATQYPETVDTPAKRALYDNLDQNEMLVKELDLAVRSNKQDDWQQNLIKTRMIRLAIKGVVGDDEKTDTILELVKNQQEYT; encoded by the coding sequence ATGAGCAGGGTTGGGGAGATCGAACGCAGAACCCAGGAACGGGTGATCAGGCTCTTTCGCGATACGCTCGGCTATGACTATCTGGGAGACTGGTCGGACAGAGTTGATGAGGACGGGAAAGGCAACGCCAATATCGAAGAAGCATACCTCCGCCCCTTTTTGAAGGAGAAAAAACAATACGACGAGACCCTGATCACCAAGGCCATCTTTGAGCTGAAGAGGGTGGCAGGCGATCAGAACCGCACCCTCTATGACATCAACAAGGATGTCTATAGTCTGCTCCGCTACGGGGTGAAGGTCAAGCCTGAGGCAGGCAAAAATATGCAGACTGTCTGGCTCATCGACTGGATGCACCCGGAGAACAACCACTTCGCAGTCGCAGAAGAGGTCACCGTAGTGGGCGAACACACCAAACGGCCCGACATTGTGCTCTATATAAATGGCATTGCACTGGGAGTCATCGAACTCAAGCGTTCCACCGTCTCCGTGGGCGAGGGTATTCGTCAGAACCTCGACAACCAGAAAAGCATCTTCATCCGTCCATTCTTCTCTACCATACAGCTTGTCATGGCAGGCAACGACACACAGGGACTCCGCTATGCCACGACAGAAACCCCGGAAAAATACTACCTCACCTGGAAGGAGAAGAGCGATACCGAAAACCTGCTCGACCGTCACCTGATGCAGGTCTGTGAGAAAACCCGGTTCCTGGAGATCGTCCACAATTTCATCGTCTTTGATGCAGGCACCAAGAAGATCTGCCGTCCCAACCAGTACTTCGGTGTGAAAGCCGCACAGCCGTTTATCAAACGACGGGAGGGAGGCATCATCTGGCACACGCAGGGCAGTGGTAAGAGCCTCACCATGGTCTGGCTTGCCAAATGGATACGTGAGAACGTCATGGATTCACGGGTTCTCATCATCACCGACCGCACTGAGCTCGATGAACAGATTGAGAAGGTCTTCATGGGTGTTGATGAAGAAATATACCGGACCAAAAGTGGCGCTGACCTCATTGCAAAACTCAACGACACCAAACCATGGCTCATCTGCTCGCTGATTCATAAATTCGGGAAAAAGGGAAAGGGTGGCGATGAGGCAGATGTGGACGGATTTGTCGAGGAAATCCACAAAGCTCTCCCGAGTAATTTCAGGGCAAAAGGGGACATCTTCGTCTTCGTAGACGAATGTCATCGCACCCAGTCCGGCAAACTCCACGATGCCATGAATGAGATCCTGCCACATGCTCTCTTGGTCGGTTTCACCGGCACCCCCCTTCTCAAGAAAGACAAAAAAACCAGCATGGAGATCTTCGGCCGCAATATTCACACCTACAAATATGATGAGGCAGTAGCAGACGGTGTGGTGCTCGATCTCCGCTATGAGGCCCGTGACATCGACCAGACCATCCGGTCACAGGACAAGATCGACCAATGGTTTGACGCAAAGACCAGTGGTCTCAACGACATCGCCAAAGCCCAGCTCAAGAAACGATGGGGAACGATGCAGAAAGTCCTCTCCAGCAAATCGCGGCTGGATATGATCGTAAGTGACATCCTCTTCGACATGGAAACACGCGACAGGTTACAGAGCGGGCGGGGGAATGCTCTGCTTGTCACCAGCAGAATCCATGAAGCCTGCATCTGTTACGAGCTCTTTGAAAAGACTCCTCTGGCAGGCAAATGTGCCATCGTCACCTCCTACCAGCCCTCAACAACAGACATCAAAGGCGAGGAGAGCGGCGAAGGAGATACCGATCGGCTCCGGGATTATAAAATATACCAGAAAATGCTCGCTGATTACTTCCATATCCCCCCGGAAGAGGGGGTTACCAAGGCAGAAGAGTTTGAAAAGGCTGTCAAAAAGAAATTTATCGAAGAACCCGGCCAGATGAAGCTGCTTATCGTGGTAGACAAACTCCTGACCGGCTTTGATGCTCCCCCCGCCACATATCTCTATATTGATAAGCAGATGCAGGATCATGGTCTTTTTCAGGCAATCTGCCGGGTCAACCGACTCGATGGTGAGGATAAGGAGTATGGATACATCATCGATTACATGGACCTGTTCAAAAGCCTGGAGAAGTCGGTCCATGATTATACCTCAGAAGCCTTCGACGGATATGACAGGGAAGATGTTGACGGGCTGTTGACCGATCGCCTGACCAAAGGACGCGAACACCTCGAGGAAGTCCGCGAAGCCATCAAAGCACTCTGTGAACCGGTCAGGCCACCCTATGACTCACTGGCATATCAGCACTACTTCTGCGCTGAGGATACAACCGATAAAGAAGCCCTGAAGGACAACGAGCCAAAGCGACTCACCCTCTACAAGACCACTGCGAAACTACTTCGTGCCTATGCAAACCTCGCAAACGAAATGGAGGAAGCAGGCTACACAGCAGAAGAGACCAGACAAATACGAAGCGAAGTTGAGCACTATGAAAAGGTGCGAAACGAAGTGAAACTCGCCAGTGGTGACTATATCGACCTCAAGATGTATGAACCGGCCATGCGTCACCTGATTGACACGTACATTCGTGCCGAGGAGAGCGAGAAGATTTCCGCATTTGATGACATGTCTTTGGTTGAGCTCATCGTCGAACGAGGCACTGATGCAGTGGACCAGTTGCCAGAGAGTATCCGGAGAAATCACGAAGCAGTGGCTGAAACCATTGATAACAACGTCCGTAAACTGATCATTGACAAATCCCCAATCAACCCGAAATATTATGAGAAAATGTCAGAACTGCTGGATGCACTGATCATTGAACGCAGAGCAGATGCACAGGGTTACAAAAAATACCTGGAAAGAATTGTTGATCTGACGAGGCAGATCAACGATCCTTCCAGAGCAACACAATATCCGGAAACCGTCGATACCCCGGCAAAACGTGCCCTGTATGACAATCTTGATCAAAATGAAATGCTGGTAAAAGAATTGGACTTGGCTGTTCGTTCCAATAAGCAGGACGATTGGCAGCAAAATCTCATCAAAACCAGAATGATCCGTTTGGCCATCAAAGGCGTGGTCGGGGATGATGAGAAAACAGACACAATTCTGGAACTCGTCAAAAACCAACAGGAGTATACCTAG
- a CDS encoding EVE domain-containing protein — MIDKEITLPPAITGCFEIVSDVFEDETKIFTAQPKLGYEVFPLRIRLKPIKIFDEPVNFKPLLPDLSFITNKKQWSGHIRGQAMRTIPEEDYELIMKAAETPRG, encoded by the coding sequence GTGATCGACAAAGAAATCACCCTCCCACCGGCGATCACCGGTTGCTTTGAGATAGTCTCAGATGTCTTTGAAGATGAAACGAAGATATTTACTGCTCAACCAAAACTTGGCTATGAAGTATTTCCGCTTCGAATCAGGCTTAAGCCAATCAAAATATTCGATGAACCCGTAAATTTCAAACCCCTTCTCCCGGATCTCTCGTTCATCACCAACAAGAAGCAGTGGTCTGGTCACATCAGGGGGCAGGCGATGCGGACCATTCCTGAAGAGGATTATGAACTGATCATGAAGGCGGCAGAGACACCAAGAGGGTAA
- a CDS encoding PIN domain-containing protein, with the protein MGGLIPECIIDANVIFDAVEGNILPEIFQLGYHIITTDFVVMLDIKSIQHSELIALGLIVQDMPGELVEEILKLREKHIELSIPDLSVFVMARHNDAIMLSGDGELRRVAKKAGVAFHGTLWLIDEMVEKEILQPERAAEALQAMCDNDRWLPVEECRRRIRMWGIENTKK; encoded by the coding sequence ATGGGAGGACTCATTCCGGAATGCATCATTGATGCCAATGTCATTTTTGACGCAGTAGAAGGTAACATCCTCCCGGAGATCTTTCAACTGGGTTACCACATAATCACGACCGATTTTGTTGTAATGCTTGATATTAAGTCCATCCAGCATTCTGAATTAATTGCTCTTGGTCTAATCGTGCAGGATATGCCGGGAGAATTAGTAGAAGAGATACTGAAATTACGGGAAAAACATATCGAGCTCTCCATTCCCGACTTATCGGTATTCGTTATGGCAAGACATAACGACGCAATTATGCTGTCCGGAGACGGAGAATTGCGAAGAGTTGCAAAGAAGGCAGGGGTCGCATTTCATGGAACATTATGGCTCATTGATGAAATGGTCGAAAAAGAAATCCTCCAACCAGAACGTGCTGCTGAGGCGCTTCAGGCGATGTGTGATAATGATCGGTGGCTGCCTGTAGAAGAATGCAGGCGGCGGATTCGGATGTGGGGTATTGAGAATACCAAAAAATAA
- a CDS encoding XRE family transcriptional regulator encodes MSIAERIKSARISAGLSQQKLGEAIGVSKMAISKYEQGKTIPNSGMLLRIAEALDVRVDYFFRTPAVTLSEPQYRCHKKLLKKDENAIHGKILDWLERYLEIEMITDVQTTLDLPKEEICHAVTMEDVEKVAQMLRDEWALGLDPIENVMDVLEQHGIKVGIVDAPDTFDALTFTYDGKIPVIAVNKNTTGDRQRFNLAHELGHLILQVSGDLDEEKAANRFAGAFLVPREMGINELGEHRNRLFLRELYVLKHKYGLSMKAWIHRAHDLGIISKNQETGLYIELNTYTKNKQEPGKQIRPQLPTHMHQLIFRALGDKKITQSRARELFGGPIPVVGVEE; translated from the coding sequence ATGAGCATAGCCGAACGAATAAAATCAGCCCGGATAAGCGCTGGCCTGAGCCAACAAAAACTGGGTGAGGCAATTGGTGTATCGAAGATGGCAATCTCAAAGTACGAACAGGGAAAAACCATTCCGAATTCCGGAATGCTGCTCCGTATTGCAGAGGCGCTGGATGTCAGAGTAGACTATTTCTTCCGCACACCCGCTGTCACACTATCAGAACCACAGTATCGCTGCCACAAAAAACTTTTGAAAAAGGATGAAAACGCCATCCATGGGAAAATATTGGACTGGCTGGAGCGATATCTTGAAATTGAGATGATCACGGATGTTCAGACCACCTTAGATCTTCCAAAAGAAGAGATCTGCCATGCAGTAACTATGGAAGATGTGGAGAAGGTGGCCCAAATGCTCCGGGACGAATGGGCATTGGGACTTGACCCGATTGAAAATGTGATGGATGTTCTAGAACAGCACGGCATCAAGGTTGGTATTGTTGATGCGCCCGATACCTTTGATGCACTCACATTCACCTATGATGGCAAAATTCCGGTGATTGCTGTGAACAAGAACACCACCGGGGACCGCCAGCGCTTCAATCTGGCGCATGAACTTGGTCATCTGATTTTGCAGGTCAGTGGAGACCTCGATGAAGAAAAAGCAGCAAACCGCTTTGCAGGGGCATTTCTTGTCCCGAGAGAGATGGGAATAAATGAGTTGGGTGAGCATCGGAACCGCCTCTTCCTCCGGGAACTGTATGTCCTCAAGCACAAGTACGGGCTGAGCATGAAGGCCTGGATACACCGGGCTCATGATCTGGGAATCATCTCAAAAAATCAGGAAACGGGACTATATATTGAGCTGAATACGTACACCAAGAACAAACAGGAACCCGGAAAGCAAATTCGACCACAGTTGCCGACCCATATGCATCAGCTCATCTTCCGGGCATTAGGCGACAAAAAGATTACCCAGTCACGGGCCCGTGAACTCTTTGGCGGGCCGATTCCGGTTGTGGGTGTGGAGGAGTAA